Below is a genomic region from Pseudazoarcus pumilus.
CGAGCAGCAGCACGCGCCGGCCCTCGATCGGGTAGTTGAGGTTGTGACGGATGTCGCGCACCAGGCCGGCGCCGTCGGTGTTGTCGCCGAAGATGCCGTCGCCGTCGAAGGCCAGCGTGTTGACCGCGCCGGCCGCCTCGGCGCGCGGCGACAGACGGTCGGCCAGTGAATGTGCCTCGAGCTTGAACGGCACCGTGACGTTCAGGCCGCGCCCGCCAGCATGGCGGAATTCGGCTACTGCCGCGGCAAAGCCGTCGAGTGGCGCGAGCAGCGCTTCGTAGACCAGCTGCTGGCCCGTCTGCGCGGCGAAGGCAGCGTGGATGCGGGGCGACTTGCTGTGGGCGATGGGGTTGCCGATGACGGCGTAGCGGTCCATGGGATGCTCCGGTAGGTGCCGGTGTGTCCGCTCAGCGCGTGTGCAACTGGTCGGAATTGGTGAAGGTCCAGGTGCGCGTGATCACGACCCGGTCGGTGTCGTCGCGGATGTCCGGCGGAAACGGTGCGTAGGGCGCGGCCATGCGCACGATCTGGGCGGCGGCGCGGTCGAGCACGTCGTGACCCGAGGAGCGGTCGATCTCGACGCGTTCGAGCGTGCCGTCGGCGCGGATTTCGACGGTCATCACGAGGCTGCCGTAGATGCGTCCGCGCGCGTCATCCGGGTAGTTCAGCGTGCCGATGCGCTCGACCTTCTGGCGCCAGTCCTCGGCGTACTGGGCGAAGCGGTATTCCTTGGCGCGCGTGCCGATGTGCACCTTGCGCGGGCGCTTGGAGTACTCGTCGAGCTGGCGGCCGATGCGCGCTTCGAGTTTGGCGACAGCCGCGATCGAGTCCATCAGATCCAGCCCGGACACGTCCGGCGCTGCAGGCGGTTCGGGTGGCGGCGCGGGCGTTTCCGCACGCTCGGGCGCACGCGCGACGGGCGCGGGCTGCGCCGGCGGTGCCGGGTCCGCGGGTGCCGGCTGCGCCCTCGTCGACTCCGGGGCCGGCGCCGGCGCTTGGCTCGCCGCCGGTTCGGCTGTCGGTTCGGGTATGGGCTCGGTGGCGGGTTCGGTTCGCGCGGGTTCGGCGGGCGTAGTGGCGGCCTGTGCCGCGGGCGTGGCGGGCGCTTCGCGGGGAGGGGGGGCGGACTCCGTCGCGGCTGGGCGGGCGCGCCGTTCGCGCGGGTCCGCGGCGTTCAGCACAGGCGTCTTGGCGTTCGATTCGGGTTCCTGGCGCGTCGCTTCTGGCGCGTTCAGTGCCATCGTCACGCGCTCGGGCTGCGTCGCGGAGGGGCTCGCCGGCTCGGGCAGGGCGAGCGGCTTGATCGCTGCGGTGAAGGGTGTCGACAGGGGCTGTGGTCGGGGCGCGTCGAGCGCGACCGACGCGGTGGCGGCGTCGCGCGTCGGCTCGGCGGGGCGCTGCGGCCGTGGCGGCTCGGCAGTGAGGTCGGCGGTGGCGGGTGGCGGTGTGTTCGGTCCTGGCAGCGCAGCCGGCGGGGGCTGGCGCACCGGCGCGGGTTGGAGCTCGGGCCGTGGCGAGGGCTGCGGGCGCAATTGCGTGGCGGGCTCGACGGTGGGTGGAGCCGCCTCCTGCGGCGCCGGTGCGAGCGGGCGCGGCGCGGGCGCGGCGATGCGGCGCTGCTCGGTCGGTGCATTGCCGTCCTGGCGGGAGGGCAGGACCGGGGTCGGCGTCGAGGTCAGCGCCTGCTCTGACACCGGGCCGCCGCCGTCGAGATTGGCCTGGGCGAGCACGTCGGCCTGCTCCGGCGCGCGTTCGCGCCGCGCGTTGACCAGCACGACTTCGAGGTTGCGGTGTTCGACGTTGGGGGTCGGCTGCGCGCCGGAGAAGGTGATCGACAACACCACGGCGTGCGCCAGCAGCGAGGCGACGATGGCGAAGGGCATCGGCAGGCTGATCGTGCCGTCGCGCAGGCCCTTGCGAGCGGCCGCGACCAGGGAGGCGTGCGCCGATGCCCTCATGTGCGTCGGTCAGCTGCTCTCGAAAACGGCCTCGCCGGACTGCTGCGGATCCGGCTCGGACAGGGTTTCGAGATGGCGCGCGTTCAGATCCAGGTCGATCAGGTCGCTGCCCTCGATGGCCAGACGCACGCGCGCCCCCGGCATCTGCAGCGGCATCGAGGCGATCTTGACGACCAGCGGCGTGTGGTCGATGCGCACCACGTTGTCGCGCAGCACGCGCGCGGTGATCTCGCGCTCGCTGCGCTGGCGCAGCCAGCGCAGGCACCAGTAACGTTCCATGCCGCGCTGGAATTCGGCGTAGGCCGCGTAGGTCAGCTCGAAGTCGCGCATGGCCGCCATCAGATCGGTCGAGCGCGGCGCGAACGGCGGTGTCTCGCCGCGCACGGTGGCGACGATCTGCCATTGATTGATCAGGTCCACGTAGCGGCGTAGCGGCGAGCTGGACCAGGCGTAGCAGTCCACGCCGAGCGCGTCGTGCGGTTCGGCCTTGGTGCTCATGCGCACCTTGCCGCCGTTCTGCACCCGGTACAGCCCCGGCACGCCGGCCTCGTCGAGCTGTTTGCCCCAGGTCGCGTTGGCGTGGATCATCAGTTCGGCCACCAGCTTGTCCAGCGGCGAGCCACGCTTGCGGTCGGTGATCGTGACGTGCCCCGGGCCGTCGGCGGTCTCGCGCGTCCAGTCCACATAGAAGCTGTAATCGACCTGATCCTGGTTGGCCGAGACCTTGCCGCGCCCGGCCTCGAGCACCGTGGCCAGTTCCCACAGCAGCTTGAGTTCCTGGCGGTAGGGGTAGTCCGGTCCGTCGTCCTGGCCGTGCAGCACGGCGTCGTTGAAGAGCGGCTCGATGTCGTGGTGGCGCAGGTTGGCGGCCACCGGGATGCGCTCGACGCGGGTCTCGGAGCCGGTGATGGCGAGCGCCGAGCTCAGGTCCAGATACAGCGACACGGCCGGGCACTCGCGCCCGGCGCCGAGCGTGAAGCGCTCCACGATCTCGTCGGGCAGCATGGTGATCTTGTTCCCGGGCATGTAGACCGTCGACAGGCGCTGGCGCGCGATCGCCTCGAGCGTCGAGCCGCGTGCGAAGCCCAGCCCCGGTGCGGCGATGTGGATGCCGATGCGCCAGCCGCCGCCCGCGCGCGGCGTCACCGAGAAGGCGTCATCGATCTCGGTGGTGGTCGCGTCGTCGATCGAGAAGGCCGCGACCGCGGCCAGCGGCAGATCGTCCGGCTCGGCGGGCGGATCGAACTGCGCAAAGCCCGCACCTTCCGGGAAGTGCTCGAACAGGAAGCGGTTGTAGTGATAGTCGTAGCTCGAATGCAGTGCGCCGCACTTGAGCAACAGACGCGGCGCGGACAGGCCGGCGTCGACGCAGGCTGCTTCCAGCGCCTTGACCTCGGGCCGGTTGCGGTCGGGGCGGTAGAGCACCTGTTCGACCATGCCGTCGAGTTCGGACGGCAGCCGGCCCTCGACCAGTTCGGCGCGCATGCGCTCGATCAGCTCAGCTTGCTGGCGCTTCTTCTCCAGCCCGGCCAGCGCAGCCTGCAGGATGTCGGGCGGCGCTTTGCGAAAGCGCCCGCGTCCCTTGCGATGAAAGTGGATCGGCGCCGAGTGCAGGCGCAGCAGCACCGCCGTGGCCTCGACCGGGTCCGGCGTGTGGCCGTGGTACTCGGCCGCGAAGTCGTCGAAGGCGAATTCGTCATCGCCGCACACCTCCCACAGGAAGTCGGTGTCCAGCGCCTCGGCCTCGGGTTCGGCGCGCTCGAGCAGTTCGCCTGCCGCCGGCGCGTCGAAGCGCAGCAGCACCTGCGCCTTCTTGATCTTGACGCGCTTGCCGGTCGAGGTTTCGACCTGCAGGCTGGCGTCGTTGTCGCTCAGCACCGAGCCGGTTTTGAAACTGCCGCTTTCTTCGAACAGGACAAACATCATGCCGCCATGTGGAAACGAGCGTGCTAGTTTAGCAGGGTCGCCGGCCCGCCCCGGGTGCCTGCGTCGTGCCGGCATTGCGCGTATACTGAGGCACGCTCGCGTCTGCGCAAGCGCTCTTGCGCAACCGGCCCGGGCGCCGAAATTCCGAAGGAGACATCATGACTACCGCTCGCCTTGCCCGCGCGCCCGGGCGATTGTTCGCCGTCGTGCTCGCTGCCCTGATGCTGTCGGCCCTGTTCGCCGCCCAGCCCGCCCGCGCCGAGACCGAACCCAAGGTCGTGTATCACGCCGACTTCGCCGATCCGCGACGCTTCAGCGCGATGCTCACGAGCATCAACAACATGGTCACGCAATATCAGAACGAGCTGGTGGACTACGATGTGCGCATCGTCTTCGTCGCACACGGCATCCGCTTCGTGACCGACGATGCGCTCGAGGGCACGCCCTTCGAGGAAGATGCCGAGATGGCCGAGCGGCGCGAGAACAACGCCAGCCGACTCAAGGCGCTGCAGACGGTGCAGGGCGTCAAGCTCGAGGTATGCGACATCACGCGCGGCCAGATCGGGCTCGATGCGGCCAAGCTCTACGACGGCGTGGAACTGGTCACCTCGGGCGT
It encodes:
- a CDS encoding DsrE family protein, whose translation is MTTARLARAPGRLFAVVLAALMLSALFAAQPARAETEPKVVYHADFADPRRFSAMLTSINNMVTQYQNELVDYDVRIVFVAHGIRFVTDDALEGTPFEEDAEMAERRENNASRLKALQTVQGVKLEVCDITRGQIGLDAAKLYDGVELVTSGVVRIAELQQREGFAYIKVE
- a CDS encoding ribonuclease catalytic domain-containing protein, with the protein product MFVLFEESGSFKTGSVLSDNDASLQVETSTGKRVKIKKAQVLLRFDAPAAGELLERAEPEAEALDTDFLWEVCGDDEFAFDDFAAEYHGHTPDPVEATAVLLRLHSAPIHFHRKGRGRFRKAPPDILQAALAGLEKKRQQAELIERMRAELVEGRLPSELDGMVEQVLYRPDRNRPEVKALEAACVDAGLSAPRLLLKCGALHSSYDYHYNRFLFEHFPEGAGFAQFDPPAEPDDLPLAAVAAFSIDDATTTEIDDAFSVTPRAGGGWRIGIHIAAPGLGFARGSTLEAIARQRLSTVYMPGNKITMLPDEIVERFTLGAGRECPAVSLYLDLSSALAITGSETRVERIPVAANLRHHDIEPLFNDAVLHGQDDGPDYPYRQELKLLWELATVLEAGRGKVSANQDQVDYSFYVDWTRETADGPGHVTITDRKRGSPLDKLVAELMIHANATWGKQLDEAGVPGLYRVQNGGKVRMSTKAEPHDALGVDCYAWSSSPLRRYVDLINQWQIVATVRGETPPFAPRSTDLMAAMRDFELTYAAYAEFQRGMERYWCLRWLRQRSEREITARVLRDNVVRIDHTPLVVKIASMPLQMPGARVRLAIEGSDLIDLDLNARHLETLSEPDPQQSGEAVFESS